A part of Candidatus Electrothrix aestuarii genomic DNA contains:
- a CDS encoding (Fe-S)-binding protein, whose protein sequence is MKNKSVPFPERHAENCIECGLCVRECSFLQEYGTPKAIASSWQPDSKAGQQLPFACNLCGLCTAVCPPKVGLDPRAMFLAMRQQVVTNGVAPFSEHKRILAYEQRGSSSLFSCFALPKNCDERCDTVLFPGCAFAGTRPARLLELFAHLRQSIPTLGMVLSCCTKPSHDLGRSDFFHSRFGELRQALMAQGIRRVLVLCPSCHAVFKQYGSPLHTEYVYSVLAEQPLPEQYTHQCIGKAGLENITVHDPCTTRQDSQVHAAVRKLLGLAGLKVEDMPHHGGKTLCCGEGGAVPFLRKDLARHWGDLRQQEMQNTAPLAITYCAGCVDFLKSRVQIVHLLDLLFAPEATLKGRAKVARPPFTYLNRLLLKRRLKKLL, encoded by the coding sequence ATGAAAAATAAATCCGTCCCCTTTCCCGAGCGCCATGCAGAGAACTGCATCGAATGCGGTCTCTGTGTTCGGGAATGCAGTTTCCTGCAGGAATACGGCACGCCCAAGGCCATAGCCTCTTCCTGGCAACCAGACAGCAAAGCTGGCCAGCAGCTTCCCTTTGCCTGTAACCTCTGCGGCCTCTGCACAGCGGTCTGTCCGCCCAAGGTCGGGCTTGACCCGAGAGCTATGTTTCTAGCAATGCGCCAACAGGTGGTGACCAACGGGGTGGCTCCCTTTTCAGAACATAAGCGCATCCTTGCTTACGAACAGCGTGGCTCCTCGTCCCTGTTTTCCTGCTTTGCTCTGCCGAAAAATTGTGATGAACGGTGCGATACCGTGCTCTTTCCCGGCTGTGCCTTTGCCGGAACCCGCCCGGCCCGTCTTTTGGAGCTCTTTGCACACCTCCGCCAAAGCATTCCCACTCTGGGTATGGTCCTCAGTTGTTGCACCAAGCCCTCCCATGACCTTGGCCGAAGCGATTTTTTTCACAGCAGGTTCGGGGAGCTGCGGCAGGCTCTCATGGCCCAGGGAATACGTCGGGTCCTGGTGCTCTGCCCCAGCTGTCATGCGGTGTTCAAGCAATACGGCTCCCCATTGCACACAGAGTATGTATACAGCGTTTTGGCAGAACAGCCCTTACCGGAGCAGTATACGCACCAGTGTATAGGGAAGGCCGGGCTCGAAAACATCACAGTGCATGATCCCTGCACAACACGGCAGGATTCCCAGGTCCATGCTGCGGTACGGAAGCTTCTCGGGTTGGCGGGCTTAAAGGTGGAGGACATGCCCCATCATGGGGGGAAGACGCTGTGCTGTGGGGAGGGCGGGGCCGTGCCCTTTCTCCGCAAAGATCTTGCCCGACACTGGGGCGATCTGCGCCAGCAGGAGATGCAGAACACTGCTCCCCTTGCTATAACCTATTGCGCAGGTTGTGTGGATTTTCTCAAATCCCGGGTGCAGATCGTGCATCTGCTCGACCTGCTCTTTGCCCCGGAAGCTACGCTTAAAGGAAGAGCAAAGGTTGCTCGTCCCCCATTCACCTATCTCAATCGCCTGCTTCTCAAGCGGCGCCTGAAGAAGCTTCTTTAG
- the recB gene encoding exodeoxyribonuclease V subunit beta codes for MRPLHPLTLNLHGQILIEASAGTGKTYTIALLFLRLLLERGLSVDEILVVTFTKAATEELRGRIRQRIRDALDVLEGQGPDDPLLRELLDNATAAIAENRARILLGDALTRMDEAAIYTIHGFCQRMLQDHAFESGAPFAMEFLESEQLLRKRIMEDFWRKRFYPASEAEAAWVASLWQTPEELLAGLGGHLGRQDLECIPAVTEEAVAEQAESLAALFSRVQEQWQADGEVIAELLRENKRLSRDKSKGYGQPRLDTALDALNEFLAAEQMPWLMQAELELFTHSKVQSSLKKTGKAEPPEHPFFTLFEELYQAHQQLSKARRILVLRQARTWLEDELARRKQAQDQLSFDDLLTRLEAALQGKGGQRLAGRISKRFPIIMVDEFQDTDPLQYRIFAAVHRATEGIAGPDIETGALTEQKRSGLFLIGDPKQAIYSFRGADIFTYIQARQDTLPENRLTMTTNYRSATPMVAAVNRLFQHEAPFLFAKDAIDFPEVEAAGLADKKQFIVEEGSPAPLTCLLLPEGDKGKALSKGAAEEMAARFCAHEIADLLVAGQANKARLGEQPLSAGDIAVLVRTHAEADLVRKELSALSITSVSLSQQSVFAGKEARQLLTVMTALNDLSDAALVRTALVTELFGYTAERLDRLRNDEQEWEEVMQGMIEYRRIWQQQGVIPMLQKLLKEQQTVSRLHAAPTGERMLTNFLHLAELLQAESRHRSGAHGANALLRWFSDQMQSPEKHAENQQLRLESDENLVKIVTIHKSKGMEYPVVFLPFLWAARPCSPKRPLAFHRPDQPDQLCLDLGSGKEEHFALAEKERLAEDLRLLYVAVTRARACCFFCWGRVSKMEDSALCYLLHGGLPDAEQLLPELEGLNEDNDLLKYKPFPEHFLPAKLNATDNETQLVSASFTGQIDTRWQLTSYSGLIASVHEAPELARPEPERPDYDEATVNDAVKESRLLDSPVQDAFTFPKGAAAGTCLHAILEQISFTDPRTHEAVVTAELARAGFDRSWVPVVGAWMGDVLQTPFTVGEEGEFSSLSTLEEQDRVNEMAFYFPLSGMRLGRFNQVLEEFSYPPLPNQHEVLEGLMVGFIDLVFSVAGRYYLADYKSNYLGDQPADYQQAQLQQAMLEHRYDLQYLLYTLALHRFLRGRIKGYAYDWHFGGAVYFFLRGMHPDYTAGTGIFAARPPLALIEALDQVMGQMEKEKGTDLFLEAVT; via the coding sequence ATGCGCCCACTCCATCCCCTGACCCTCAACCTGCACGGCCAGATCCTCATCGAAGCCAGCGCCGGCACCGGCAAGACCTACACCATCGCCCTTCTCTTTCTCCGCCTGCTCCTGGAACGGGGCCTGAGCGTGGACGAGATCCTGGTGGTCACCTTTACCAAGGCCGCCACCGAGGAGCTGCGTGGCCGGATTCGCCAGCGTATCCGTGATGCCCTGGATGTGCTGGAAGGCCAGGGACCGGATGATCCTCTGCTCCGGGAGCTGCTGGACAATGCCACCGCAGCCATTGCCGAGAATCGGGCCAGAATCCTGCTCGGCGATGCCCTCACCCGCATGGACGAGGCCGCCATCTACACCATCCACGGCTTCTGTCAACGCATGCTCCAGGACCATGCCTTTGAGTCTGGTGCCCCCTTTGCAATGGAGTTCCTGGAGAGCGAGCAGCTCCTGCGCAAGCGGATCATGGAGGATTTCTGGCGCAAGCGCTTTTACCCTGCCTCTGAGGCGGAGGCGGCCTGGGTGGCCTCGCTCTGGCAGACCCCTGAGGAGCTGCTGGCCGGGTTGGGCGGCCATCTGGGGCGACAGGATCTGGAGTGTATCCCGGCGGTTACTGAGGAGGCGGTGGCGGAGCAGGCGGAATCTCTGGCCGCGCTCTTCAGCAGGGTGCAGGAGCAATGGCAGGCAGATGGGGAAGTGATTGCTGAGCTCTTACGAGAGAATAAGCGCCTTTCTCGCGATAAGAGCAAGGGCTACGGTCAGCCCCGTCTGGATACAGCCCTGGATGCGCTGAACGAATTCCTTGCTGCCGAGCAGATGCCCTGGCTGATGCAGGCCGAGCTTGAGTTGTTCACGCACAGCAAGGTTCAATCCTCTCTAAAGAAGACAGGCAAGGCGGAACCGCCCGAGCATCCCTTTTTCACCCTGTTCGAGGAGCTCTATCAGGCCCATCAACAGCTCAGTAAGGCTCGGCGCATCCTTGTCCTGCGCCAAGCCCGAACCTGGTTGGAGGATGAGCTGGCCCGCCGCAAGCAGGCCCAGGACCAACTCTCCTTTGACGACCTCCTCACCCGGCTGGAGGCAGCCCTGCAAGGTAAAGGGGGACAGCGGCTTGCCGGTCGCATCAGCAAGCGTTTCCCAATCATTATGGTGGATGAGTTTCAGGATACAGACCCCCTCCAGTACCGGATCTTTGCTGCAGTCCATCGGGCTACGGAAGGCATTGCAGGGCCAGATATAGAGACAGGCGCACTGACAGAGCAAAAACGCTCCGGCCTCTTTCTCATCGGTGATCCCAAGCAGGCTATCTACAGCTTTCGCGGGGCAGATATCTTTACCTATATCCAGGCCCGGCAGGACACTTTGCCGGAGAACCGCCTGACCATGACCACCAATTACCGCTCTGCCACCCCAATGGTGGCAGCGGTTAATCGCCTTTTCCAGCATGAGGCACCCTTTCTCTTTGCCAAGGATGCAATTGATTTCCCGGAGGTGGAGGCCGCAGGGCTGGCAGATAAGAAACAGTTTATTGTAGAGGAGGGCTCCCCCGCCCCTCTGACCTGCCTCCTCCTTCCAGAGGGAGATAAGGGCAAGGCCTTATCTAAAGGTGCTGCCGAGGAGATGGCAGCCCGTTTCTGCGCCCACGAAATCGCGGATCTGCTGGTAGCGGGCCAGGCCAACAAGGCCCGGCTTGGCGAGCAGCCGCTCAGCGCTGGAGATATCGCCGTCCTGGTGCGGACCCATGCTGAGGCAGATCTTGTCCGCAAGGAACTCAGCGCCCTGTCCATTACCTCGGTCTCCTTGAGCCAGCAATCGGTCTTTGCCGGTAAGGAGGCCCGGCAGCTCCTCACCGTTATGACCGCCCTCAATGATCTCTCCGATGCAGCCCTGGTACGCACCGCTCTGGTCACCGAGCTGTTTGGTTATACTGCGGAGCGCCTGGATCGGCTCCGTAATGATGAGCAGGAGTGGGAAGAGGTGATGCAGGGCATGATCGAGTATCGCCGGATTTGGCAGCAACAGGGGGTGATTCCCATGCTGCAAAAGTTGCTCAAGGAGCAACAGACGGTCAGCCGTCTCCATGCCGCCCCCACCGGGGAGAGGATGCTGACCAATTTCCTCCATCTTGCCGAGCTGCTTCAGGCGGAATCCCGCCATCGTAGCGGAGCACATGGGGCTAATGCCCTGCTGCGTTGGTTCAGTGATCAGATGCAATCCCCGGAAAAGCACGCAGAAAATCAGCAGCTCCGCCTGGAAAGTGATGAGAACCTGGTCAAGATCGTTACCATCCATAAATCCAAGGGCATGGAATACCCAGTGGTCTTCCTTCCCTTTCTCTGGGCCGCCCGTCCTTGTTCGCCCAAACGACCCTTGGCCTTTCACCGGCCTGACCAGCCCGATCAACTCTGTCTGGACCTGGGCAGCGGCAAGGAGGAGCATTTTGCCCTGGCAGAGAAGGAGCGACTGGCCGAGGATCTGCGCCTGCTCTATGTGGCCGTGACTCGGGCACGGGCCTGTTGCTTCTTCTGTTGGGGCCGGGTGAGTAAGATGGAAGACTCTGCCCTCTGCTATCTCCTCCACGGGGGCCTGCCAGATGCTGAGCAGCTCCTCCCTGAACTGGAAGGCCTGAATGAGGACAACGACCTACTGAAGTACAAACCCTTTCCAGAGCATTTCCTCCCTGCAAAGCTGAATGCAACAGACAATGAGACCCAGCTGGTCAGCGCATCCTTTACCGGCCAGATTGATACCCGTTGGCAGCTCACCAGTTACTCCGGCCTCATTGCCTCTGTTCATGAAGCACCTGAACTTGCCCGGCCCGAGCCGGAACGCCCTGATTATGATGAGGCCACGGTCAATGACGCGGTCAAGGAGAGCCGATTGTTAGACTCCCCGGTTCAGGATGCCTTTACCTTTCCCAAGGGCGCTGCTGCGGGCACCTGTCTCCATGCCATTCTGGAACAGATCAGCTTTACTGATCCCCGTACGCATGAAGCGGTGGTGACAGCGGAACTGGCCCGGGCCGGGTTTGACCGAAGCTGGGTTCCTGTGGTGGGTGCGTGGATGGGGGATGTGCTTCAGACTCCTTTCACGGTGGGCGAGGAAGGAGAATTCTCCTCGCTCTCTACTCTTGAGGAGCAGGACAGAGTCAATGAGATGGCCTTTTACTTCCCCCTTTCTGGTATGCGCTTAGGTCGTTTTAATCAGGTCTTGGAGGAGTTTTCCTACCCGCCTCTGCCCAATCAGCATGAGGTCCTGGAAGGCCTGATGGTGGGTTTTATCGATCTGGTCTTCTCGGTTGCTGGCCGCTATTATCTGGCAGACTATAAGTCCAATTATCTCGGCGACCAACCTGCTGATTACCAGCAGGCACAGCTCCAGCAAGCCATGCTTGAGCACCGCTATGATCTGCAATATCTCCTCTACACCCTGGCCCTGCATCGCTTTCTCCGAGGGCGAATTAAGGGGTATGCCTATGACTGGCATTTCGGTGGGGCTGTGTATTTCTTTCTCCGTGGGATGCATCCTGATTATACAGCAGGCACCGGTATCTTTGCTGCCCGTCCTCCCTTGGCGCTCATTGAGGCCCTGGATCAGGTTATGGGACAGATGGAAAAGGAAAAGGGGACAGATTTATTTCTTGAGGCGGTCACATAG
- a CDS encoding FlgO family outer membrane protein: protein MERLNIIRKRYFFYQYSHGEELMKFRRIVLLALVFCLAAVCGASAYEAEIKKMSATMADKIAGTEKAKIAVVDFTNLQGDVTELGRFLAEEFSVALAGAGKGFKVVDRTHLKSIIKENKLSATGLIDPETARKLGQIAGVDALITGTLTPFGDSVRIAVKVLDASSAEVVDAISGNIAKTEAVKELLANNLVLRKVSAGEKRKGKTGESLQVVEADGFTFQLEESRFSNGNIVFSLLITSIDQDRKLGMYGDERSRFFDYNGNEYGGSGVKLGNSSHWGHVTNTLIAGIPVKASLTFKGVSEKIKSVALLDVNCGFHVQFRDILVSK, encoded by the coding sequence TTGGAACGGCTTAATATCATAAGGAAAAGATATTTTTTCTATCAATACTCTCACGGAGAAGAACTCATGAAGTTCAGACGAATTGTTCTGTTGGCATTGGTCTTTTGCCTGGCAGCAGTTTGCGGCGCATCCGCTTATGAGGCTGAAATTAAAAAAATGTCCGCAACAATGGCGGACAAAATTGCTGGGACAGAAAAGGCGAAAATCGCTGTTGTGGATTTCACCAACCTTCAGGGGGATGTGACAGAACTTGGTCGCTTCCTTGCGGAGGAGTTCTCTGTTGCCCTTGCTGGTGCGGGAAAGGGATTTAAGGTGGTGGATAGAACCCATCTCAAAAGCATTATCAAAGAAAACAAGCTTTCCGCAACCGGATTAATAGATCCTGAAACCGCAAGAAAACTAGGGCAAATTGCCGGGGTGGATGCCCTGATTACGGGGACGCTTACGCCCTTCGGAGATAGTGTACGGATCGCTGTTAAGGTTTTGGACGCCTCTTCTGCGGAGGTCGTTGATGCGATATCCGGCAATATTGCTAAGACAGAGGCCGTTAAAGAACTTCTTGCGAACAATCTTGTTCTTAGGAAAGTTTCTGCCGGTGAAAAACGGAAAGGAAAAACAGGGGAATCTCTACAGGTGGTTGAAGCAGATGGTTTTACCTTTCAGCTTGAGGAAAGTAGGTTTTCTAATGGAAATATAGTATTTTCTCTATTGATAACAAGTATAGATCAAGATAGAAAGCTCGGTATGTATGGTGATGAACGATCTAGATTTTTTGATTATAATGGAAATGAATATGGTGGTAGCGGGGTTAAACTTGGTAACTCCAGTCATTGGGGCCATGTAACTAACACACTGATTGCTGGCATTCCGGTTAAGGCGAGTCTGACTTTCAAAGGGGTATCGGAAAAAATAAAAAGCGTGGCTTTGCTTGATGTTAA
- a CDS encoding DUF2281 domain-containing protein encodes MTIAERIYQQSRDLPEAQAQSVLDFIEFLREKLRRNKVRQQEAADMSEFDQFGTVYDGTFDRDACYDRPVLR; translated from the coding sequence ATGACGATCGCAGAACGCATTTACCAGCAGAGCAGGGATCTCCCTGAAGCGCAGGCCCAGAGTGTGCTTGACTTCATCGAGTTCCTGCGGGAGAAGCTGCGCCGAAACAAGGTGCGGCAGCAGGAAGCCGCCGACATGAGCGAGTTCGACCAGTTCGGTACGGTGTATGACGGAACCTTTGACCGGGACGCCTGCTATGACCGACCTGTGCTTCGTTGA